The following are from one region of the Gloeomargarita lithophora Alchichica-D10 genome:
- the lpxB gene encoding lipid-A-disaccharide synthase, whose product MPKILISTGEVSGDLQGALLIHALRRLRPDLEILGIGGERMAQAGAKLLANTTHMGSIGLLEHLPFVFPTLRLLQKMRRELALHPPDVVVLIDYVGFNLPLARSCKRWGCPLIYYIAPQEWVWPTTNTQAIVALVDQVLAVFPQEAEYYQKAGVPLVDWVGHPLVDDLAGAESRQEARQKLGIAPEQKMVALLPASRRQEFKYLWPVLAQTAQQLQQQHPDLEFWLPLALPQYQEQLEKDICHYNLRARVVNEPARRVIAAADLALAKSGTVNLETALLDVPQVVIYRVSPVTAWLARHLLRFKIAFMSPVNLVVMREIIPELLQEQAEPQKLTQLALEYLQNPAPMRQRYQEFRQALGVPGATERAAQAILAHCAEIG is encoded by the coding sequence GTGCCGAAGATTCTGATTAGTACGGGGGAGGTGTCCGGGGACTTGCAGGGTGCGTTGTTGATTCACGCTCTGCGGCGGTTGCGGCCTGACCTGGAAATCCTGGGGATTGGCGGGGAACGCATGGCGCAGGCGGGGGCAAAACTATTAGCGAATACCACCCACATGGGTTCGATTGGTCTGCTGGAGCATTTGCCGTTTGTGTTTCCCACCCTGCGGTTATTGCAAAAAATGCGCCGGGAATTGGCACTGCATCCCCCGGATGTGGTGGTGTTGATTGATTATGTGGGATTTAATTTGCCCCTGGCGCGCAGTTGCAAACGCTGGGGTTGTCCTTTGATTTATTACATTGCCCCCCAGGAGTGGGTCTGGCCTACGACCAATACCCAGGCGATTGTGGCTCTAGTGGATCAGGTGTTGGCCGTCTTTCCCCAAGAAGCAGAATACTACCAAAAAGCGGGCGTACCCCTGGTGGATTGGGTGGGGCATCCCCTGGTGGATGACTTGGCCGGGGCGGAATCCCGGCAGGAAGCTCGCCAAAAATTAGGCATTGCCCCGGAGCAAAAAATGGTAGCACTACTGCCCGCCTCCCGCCGCCAGGAATTTAAGTATCTTTGGCCCGTACTGGCGCAAACGGCGCAACAATTGCAACAACAGCACCCGGATTTAGAATTTTGGTTGCCCCTGGCCTTGCCCCAGTATCAGGAACAACTCGAAAAAGATATTTGCCACTACAACCTGCGCGCCCGGGTGGTCAACGAACCCGCCCGCCGGGTAATTGCCGCCGCTGACCTGGCCTTAGCCAAATCGGGAACCGTGAATCTGGAAACCGCCCTGCTGGACGTGCCCCAGGTGGTGATCTACCGGGTCAGCCCCGTCACCGCTTGGCTGGCACGACACCTTCTGCGTTTTAAGATTGCCTTCATGTCGCCGGTGAATTTGGTGGTAATGCGGGAAATCATCCCCGAACTCCTCCAGGAGCAGGCGGAACCCCAAAAATTAACCCAACTGGCCTTGGAGTACTTGCAAAACCCCGCCCCCATGCGCCAACGGTACCAGGAATTTCGTCAAGCCCTGGGTGTCCCCGGTGCCACCGAGCGCGCCGCCCAAGCCATATTAGCCCATTGTGCTGAAATTGGCTGA
- a CDS encoding serine/threonine-protein kinase: MRPPLTTHTVLQNRYRIVRVLGQGGFGRTYLAHDQNRFNEYCVLKEFMPARGEPHQIQKAKELFKREATVLYQLRHPQIPQFHALFEQEQRLFLVQDYVEGKNYRTLLAERLRRQQPFTESEAYELLLKVLPVLDYIHHCGVIHRDISPDNLMLRQKDQMPVLIDFGVVKDIASRLQPARASGATSVGKLGYAPSEQLQTGRVYPASDLYTLAVTVLVLLTGCEPQELYDDQTLTWRWQQHITLNSGLASVLGKMLSHRPGDRYAAAKDVLKALGEMPSGVSPELPPVTSLPTVVARPQFTPPAPAPVYVSRPSPLSVPKPSPWDSPIALALVSVLLVLITGTLSWVVVSWLMRRAPDTPTWDNPVVTSPSPTPSPSPTANPTPAVLPLRVGTESNLNNTLAPGQTQVYTFTAPANQQLTLKFTGDALTATLITPENQSITLAKQWQDKIPAGKYQIKITNPTDAPREYGLTVLLSEAPPAAPALESTPITLPEGATQTEVTARISPTQGKRFLFTAPADQELFIELRSIGMATLTCRTPEGRVIAAQTLYCTAQPTLAGTYEFDLTSTDVTNVTLILVLRPVTN; encoded by the coding sequence ATGCGTCCCCCGTTGACTACCCATACGGTTTTACAAAATCGGTACCGCATTGTGCGGGTTTTGGGGCAAGGGGGGTTTGGCCGCACCTATTTGGCGCACGACCAAAATCGCTTTAATGAGTACTGCGTGCTCAAGGAATTTATGCCCGCCCGGGGGGAACCCCACCAAATCCAAAAAGCCAAGGAATTATTCAAGCGGGAAGCCACGGTTTTATACCAACTGCGTCACCCCCAAATTCCCCAATTCCACGCCCTGTTTGAACAGGAACAACGGTTATTTTTGGTGCAGGATTATGTGGAAGGCAAAAACTATCGCACCCTCCTGGCGGAACGCCTGCGCCGCCAACAACCCTTCACCGAAAGCGAAGCCTACGAACTTTTATTGAAAGTCTTACCCGTCTTGGACTATATCCACCATTGCGGCGTGATTCACCGGGATATTTCCCCCGACAATTTAATGTTGCGGCAAAAAGACCAAATGCCCGTCCTGATTGATTTTGGGGTGGTCAAAGACATTGCCAGCCGCCTGCAACCCGCCCGGGCTTCGGGAGCCACCTCCGTGGGCAAACTCGGCTACGCTCCCTCGGAACAACTGCAAACCGGGCGAGTGTATCCCGCCAGCGACCTCTATACCCTGGCGGTGACCGTGCTGGTTTTGCTCACCGGCTGTGAACCCCAGGAACTGTACGATGACCAGACATTGACCTGGCGCTGGCAACAGCACATCACCCTGAATTCGGGGTTAGCCAGTGTGCTGGGTAAAATGCTCAGCCACCGTCCCGGCGACCGATACGCTGCCGCCAAGGATGTCCTGAAAGCCCTGGGGGAGATGCCCAGCGGCGTGAGTCCCGAATTGCCCCCGGTGACCAGCCTACCGACGGTGGTGGCGCGCCCGCAATTTACTCCCCCCGCACCCGCCCCGGTGTATGTGTCCAGACCCAGCCCCCTGAGTGTCCCCAAACCCAGCCCCTGGGATAGCCCCATCGCCCTAGCTCTTGTCAGTGTTTTGTTAGTATTAATTACTGGCACGCTTTCCTGGGTGGTGGTAAGTTGGTTAATGCGCCGTGCCCCGGACACCCCCACCTGGGACAATCCGGTGGTCACCAGCCCGTCACCCACGCCCAGCCCCAGCCCCACCGCCAATCCGACTCCGGCAGTCCTACCCTTGCGGGTGGGCACGGAGAGCAACCTGAATAATACCCTCGCTCCGGGGCAAACCCAGGTTTATACATTCACTGCCCCGGCGAATCAGCAATTAACCCTCAAGTTCACCGGAGATGCACTCACCGCTACGCTGATCACCCCGGAAAATCAGAGCATTACTTTGGCAAAACAATGGCAGGACAAAATTCCCGCAGGCAAGTATCAAATCAAAATCACCAACCCGACGGATGCCCCACGGGAGTACGGATTAACCGTATTACTGAGTGAAGCACCCCCCGCCGCCCCCGCCCTGGAATCCACCCCGATTACCTTGCCGGAGGGAGCCACCCAAACCGAGGTCACGGCTCGGATTAGCCCAACGCAAGGGAAACGGTTTTTATTCACCGCCCCGGCGGATCAGGAATTATTTATCGAGCTACGCAGTATTGGCATGGCGACCCTCACCTGTCGCACCCCGGAAGGGCGGGTGATAGCGGCACAGACTTTGTACTGCACGGCACAGCCAACGCTAGCGGGCACCTACGAATTTGACCTGACCAGTACGGATGTGACCAACGTGACCTTAATTTTGGTACTGCGGCCAGTGAC